A segment of the Pseudobacteriovorax antillogorgiicola genome:
TATGTCGAATGAGATCAATTGTATTCAAAATCGTCCCTCCCAAGTGTCTTTTACTCTTGTTAGTACTTTAGCCTTTGGGCTTGATCATGCGATGAATCTTTAGGAACCTTTGGAGGGATTGTTCACCATCGGTGAACCGGAAGCTGCCTTTTTGTTCAGGAGGCTAAAGCTAAGCTCCTAATTTGTGGGGAGTCTCCTTGTGCTCGACGGGGTGGTCGAGAACATCTTTGGGAAAAAACATTTCGAATTTGATTTTGATGCGATCATTTAGACTTTGAGTTGCAACGACTTGAATTGAGCCGCCTATGTCTGATAATGCAGATTTGACATAATCCATCCCTAAGCCTCGTCCAGAGATATCGGTGACTGTGTCTGCCGTCGATAGGCGAGGCTGAAAAATTGCATCGAGAAGGGTTTGCTGGTCTTGGTTGTCTTTCTCGATGAAACCAGCCTGAGTTGCTTTCTCTCTTAGCTTCTGTAAAGAGATTCCTTGGCCAGAGTCTTCATAAGTAATATGAAGATGATCTTCGTCAATTTCACTACGAATCGAGACAGAGCAAGGGCCACCATTTATGAAACCATGGTCCACTGAATTTCTAAAAAGGTGAACGAATACGTTTTCGAAAGTTTCTATATGGGAGCGGGATATAAAGTAGATTTCACCCTCAAAGCTAACTTCAAGTGACTGTTGATTCATGTCTCGACACTGCTTGTCTGCCCCTCGAATCTGTTCTTGCAAAACATCGGCGAGGGTAATCGAGTAAATTCCCTTGAGCCGCATCAGAGCCCCTTTGAAATGTGAACTTTCTAGTTCATTGGGCATAGCCACGGCCACTTCAAGAAACTCTCGGTAGATATCGTCGAGCAGCGTGGTAGGCACGGTAACCCGCTTTGATTCCAATTTGATCCCTAACTTTTCTTCGGCGACCCGGCGATATTCATTATTTAAGCTGATGAGGCTGTCTAATTGTTGAAACAGGTGGGTCTTGTCCTCCACAGGAGGCTTTGTGCTCATGAAGACATCTTCTACTTCGTGAACTTCCGATGAGATCTCTTTAAAATTAAAGGTGCGTGCCATGCCTTTCAGGGTGTGTAGATCCCGAGTGACTTCGTTGAAGACGCTGAGGGAATTGCCTTTCGATAGCAGGTCTCGCGCTTCCGAAAGGAGCTTCTGGGCCGATAGGAAAAATCGAACTAGTTGCCCCTCACTAATGTTTGCGATTGCCGAGAGCCTCTCGATATCGAGTTTGTTCTGGCGGTGGGTCTGCTCCAGAGCCCTCTCTTTGGTTATATCTGTGAGAACGACCAAGATTTTAGCAATGACGCCCTTACGGTTTTCAACAAAGGACCAATCGATCTTAACAATCTTCTCTCCAATGTGAACCTCGCGAGGTGCGATGTGAGCATTCGCTTCAAAACAAATGGGTTCCTCATCCATTGAGG
Coding sequences within it:
- a CDS encoding ATP-binding protein, with protein sequence MERKQQPQGEIMQGLGISRKMAIGFILSYCICWSPYILVYDLLLKNSLAQKFVIFVGFIPAVIALVLAIRDKPWIATIIANFSAVVTLTLITSVTGNAYSSAAMYVMIAIQSTFLLNGIRVGIIAVVFSIISYFSCTLLINSYAFEFPMESPLFRYYAYMNHFFSYLLCGVCAGIFSVTTYRYLNESKRQKNNAEFEARNTRAILDSIHQAIFSIAKGKHGYAIGDDFSKNLVHFIGNDSVAHTNPFERVFSKMNLGSEDLSHIKSLLEASMDEEPICFEANAHIAPREVHIGEKIVKIDWSFVENRKGVIAKILVVLTDITKERALEQTHRQNKLDIERLSAIANISEGQLVRFFLSAQKLLSEARDLLSKGNSLSVFNEVTRDLHTLKGMARTFNFKEISSEVHEVEDVFMSTKPPVEDKTHLFQQLDSLISLNNEYRRVAEEKLGIKLESKRVTVPTTLLDDIYREFLEVAVAMPNELESSHFKGALMRLKGIYSITLADVLQEQIRGADKQCRDMNQQSLEVSFEGEIYFISRSHIETFENVFVHLFRNSVDHGFINGGPCSVSIRSEIDEDHLHITYEDSGQGISLQKLREKATQAGFIEKDNQDQQTLLDAIFQPRLSTADTVTDISGRGLGMDYVKSALSDIGGSIQVVATQSLNDRIKIKFEMFFPKDVLDHPVEHKETPHKLGA